Proteins from a single region of Phycisphaeraceae bacterium D3-23:
- a CDS encoding NAD(P)-dependent oxidoreductase: MKILITGGAGFIGGHLAQKLLDQDGIHIDLLDNFSRAVHDPFLEQLTANDNVGIVERDLLEHGSLDDLADDYTHIVHFAAIVGVSHVLKKPYDVLRRNEAMTFAALDLAHRQKDLKRFVFASTSEIVAGTLLAYGIDVPTPETTPICMPDPSDIRHTYLLSKLYGEALCHHCGMPFTAVRPHNVYGPRMGLVHVVPEIAKKVLALPQGGDLEVFSADHKRAFCYIDDATEIISRLMLGGDDCQGVFNLGTQDPEVTIREVCQTICDVLDRSDVNLVEGPTTTGSPTRRAPDMSKTTSACGYSSQVSLKEGIGKTLAWYDEHVFAGKGPSAV, from the coding sequence ATGAAAATCCTCATCACCGGCGGCGCCGGGTTCATCGGCGGCCACCTGGCCCAGAAACTGCTCGACCAGGACGGCATCCACATCGACCTGCTCGATAACTTCTCACGCGCCGTCCACGACCCCTTCCTCGAACAGCTCACCGCGAACGACAACGTCGGCATCGTCGAACGCGACCTGCTCGAGCACGGCTCGCTCGACGACCTGGCCGACGACTACACCCACATCGTCCACTTCGCCGCGATCGTCGGCGTGTCGCATGTCCTCAAAAAACCCTACGACGTGCTGCGGCGTAACGAAGCCATGACCTTCGCCGCGCTCGACCTCGCGCACCGGCAGAAAGACCTGAAGCGCTTCGTCTTCGCCTCCACCAGCGAGATCGTCGCCGGCACACTGCTGGCCTACGGCATCGACGTGCCCACGCCCGAAACCACCCCGATCTGCATGCCCGACCCCTCGGACATCCGTCACACCTACCTGCTCTCCAAGCTCTACGGCGAGGCGCTGTGCCACCACTGCGGCATGCCCTTCACCGCCGTCCGACCGCACAACGTCTACGGCCCACGCATGGGGCTCGTCCACGTCGTCCCCGAGATCGCCAAGAAAGTCCTCGCGCTCCCGCAGGGCGGCGACCTCGAAGTCTTCAGCGCCGACCACAAACGCGCGTTCTGCTACATCGACGACGCCACCGAGATCATCAGCCGGCTAATGCTCGGCGGCGACGACTGCCAGGGCGTCTTCAACCTCGGCACCCAGGACCCCGAAGTCACGATCCGCGAAGTCTGCCAGACCATCTGCGACGTGCTGGACCGCAGCGATGTGAACCTGGTCGAGGGCCCGACCACGACCGGCTCGCCTACCCGCCGCGCGCCCGATATGTCCAAGACCACCAGCGCCTGCGGCTACAGCTCGCAGGTCTCGCTCAAAGAAGGCATCGGCAAGACCCTGGCGTGGTATGACGAGCACGTCTTCGCGGGCAAGGGCCCCTCCGCCGTGTAG
- a CDS encoding nucleotide sugar dehydrogenase, with protein MPETQKLASYSDVLRSLGRDDAVPDRPVVCIQGLGHVGSAMAAAVANAKDGDGQSLYNVIGVELDTPVSMAKIDAINEGKLPVACTDQKFADAIRVCHEAGNLVATPNPEAYALASVIVVDVPFDVADLHGEPHLPWGGFRAAIQTIGRHVMPGTLILVETTVPPGTCEKVVAPDLAACLKERGLPEDSVHLAHSYERVMPGPDYFESIIKFWRVFAGHTQEAGDKAEAFLESVLDTENFPMTRLQKTTASETAKVLENSYRAVTIAFAEEWGRFSESVGIDLFEIVRAIRVRPTHSNMRQPGFGVGGYCLTKDPLMAKLAAKELFELDGLDFPFCTQAVHYNHIMPIVSLDQVEEQLGSLKGKNLLLLGVSYRSDVGDTRYSPSEYFVRAAQDRGASVDCHDPLVSHWHEMQLDLDPALPTSPKGYDAVVFGVNHAEYRDIDFTSWLAGETPLVFDANCVLSDEQFAAAKAAGCTVRSIGRGDL; from the coding sequence ATGCCCGAGACACAGAAATTAGCGAGTTATTCGGACGTGCTGCGGTCACTGGGCCGGGACGATGCCGTGCCCGATCGGCCGGTCGTCTGCATCCAGGGGCTGGGCCACGTCGGGTCCGCGATGGCGGCGGCGGTGGCGAACGCGAAAGACGGCGACGGCCAGTCGCTCTACAACGTCATCGGCGTCGAGCTCGACACGCCTGTGAGCATGGCGAAGATCGACGCGATCAACGAAGGCAAGCTGCCCGTCGCCTGCACCGACCAGAAGTTCGCCGACGCGATCCGCGTCTGCCACGAAGCGGGCAACCTCGTCGCGACCCCCAACCCCGAGGCCTACGCGCTGGCGTCGGTGATCGTCGTCGATGTGCCCTTCGATGTCGCCGACCTCCACGGCGAGCCGCACCTGCCCTGGGGCGGGTTCCGCGCCGCGATCCAGACCATCGGCCGGCACGTCATGCCCGGCACGCTCATCCTCGTCGAGACCACCGTCCCGCCGGGCACCTGCGAGAAGGTCGTCGCGCCTGACCTCGCGGCCTGCCTTAAGGAACGCGGGCTGCCCGAAGACAGTGTCCACCTTGCGCACTCGTACGAGCGCGTCATGCCCGGCCCCGACTACTTCGAATCGATCATCAAGTTCTGGCGCGTCTTCGCCGGGCATACGCAGGAAGCGGGCGACAAGGCCGAGGCGTTTCTGGAGAGCGTGCTCGACACCGAGAACTTCCCGATGACACGGCTGCAGAAGACCACTGCTTCCGAGACGGCGAAGGTGCTAGAGAACAGCTACCGCGCGGTGACGATCGCGTTCGCCGAGGAGTGGGGCCGGTTCTCTGAATCGGTCGGGATCGACCTGTTCGAGATCGTCCGCGCGATCCGCGTACGCCCGACGCACAGCAACATGCGCCAGCCGGGCTTCGGCGTGGGCGGGTACTGCCTGACCAAAGACCCGCTGATGGCCAAGCTCGCCGCGAAGGAGCTCTTCGAACTCGATGGGCTCGACTTCCCGTTCTGCACGCAGGCGGTCCACTACAACCACATCATGCCCATCGTCTCGCTCGACCAGGTCGAGGAGCAACTCGGCTCGCTCAAGGGCAAGAATCTTTTGCTGCTGGGCGTGAGCTACCGCTCGGACGTCGGCGACACACGCTACTCGCCCTCGGAGTACTTCGTCCGCGCGGCGCAGGACCGCGGCGCGAGCGTCGACTGCCACGACCCGCTCGTGTCGCACTGGCACGAGATGCAACTCGACCTCGACCCCGCCCTGCCGACTTCGCCCAAGGGCTACGACGCGGTGGTGTTCGGCGTCAACCACGCCGAGTACCGCGACATCGACTTTACAAGCTGGCTGGCCGGCGAAACGCCTTTGGTGTTTGACGCCAACTGTGTGCTCAGCGACGAACAATTCGCCGCCGCGAAAGCCGCGGGCTGCACCGTCCGGTCCATCGGCCGAGGCGACCTGTAA